Proteins encoded together in one Ipomoea triloba cultivar NCNSP0323 chromosome 4, ASM357664v1 window:
- the LOC116017518 gene encoding uncharacterized protein LOC116017518 has protein sequence MSGLSCPWISGAYASSVSRSRSLSKFPSRIHHFSPKEIDGGGGGGFAVFSCCKSQAESNKDLKFLLHDALDEAGIDTAHARMAREGFYSQIQKLSEIERETSISINRRVDLGKAALYVAAEDDSLISHSSVPLPVDDFLARLDDLSMDYCSHYGSSFRSSPEDFLKCLDRYLYIDKGFQRMSKSNQTEQRALYLHSVLTHRSGSAPLLSLIYSEVLKMLRLWGLLNFDAEIFFPLDHHSYPRGYPKKKGTESDQSHIMTAESLLVQILKDLKVAFWPFQHDRTRSPFLRAADAANCCERTQNTNESALELASVKAAQHRLQRGVWTSVRFGDMRRALSACERLILVKTDPKETRDYGALLYHCGFYKESLQYLSLYQDTKNEVIDPSDEEDEAVQKLMFRVNLILMEEGWSRPADNGSLLRNNSEPW, from the exons ATGAGTGGATTGAGTTGTCCGTGGATTTCGGGAGCTTACGCTTCTTCCGTTAGTAGAAGTCGATCCTTGTCCAAATTCCCTTCCAGAATTCATCATTTTTCGCCCAAGGAAATTGACGGCGGAGGCGGTGGCGGTTTTGCCGTCTTTTCCTGCTGTAAATCTCAGGCCGAATCCAATAAAGATCTCAAATTTCTGCTCCATGATGCCCTCGATGAAGCCGGCATCGACACCGCCCATGCTCGT ATGGCAAGGGAAGGGTTCTACTCACAGATACAAAAACTATCAGAAATTGAGAGAGAAACGAGCATTAGCATAAATAGGAGGGTTGATTTGGGAAAAGCAGCTCTGTATGTAGCAGCTGAGGATGACTCGCTGATTTCACACTCTTCTGTTCCACTTCCGGTGGATGATTTCTTGGCAAGATTGGATGACCTTTCTATGGACTATTGTTCCCACTATGGCTCTTCCTTCAGGTCGTCACCGGAAGATTTTCTTAAATGTTTAGACAGATACCTGTATATTGATAAA GGTTTTCAGAGGATGAGCAAAAGCAACCAAACAGAGCAACGGGCTCTTTATCTTCACTCG GTTTTGACTCATCGTTCGGGATCTGCTCCCTTGCTCTCACTCATATACTCGGAGGTTTTGAAGATGCTTCGTTTGTGGGgtcttttaaattttgatgCCGAGATTTTCTTCCCCCTTGATCATCATAGTTATCCTAGAGGTTATCCTAAGAAGAAAGGCACAGAATCTGATCAATCTCATATCATGACTGCAGAATCCTTGTTGGTGCAG ATATTGAAAGATTTGAAGGTCGCTTTTTGGCCATTTCAACACGATCGTACTAGGAGTCCCTTTCTGAGGGCAGCAGATGCTGCTAACTGCTGCGAAAGAACTCAAAATACCAACGAGAG TGCCTTGGAGCTAGCATCTGTTAAGGCTGCTCAGCATAGGCTGCAAAGGGGTGTTTGGACCAGTGTTCGTTTTGGGGATATGAGACGTGCACTCTCAG CATGTGAACGTCTTATCCTCGTAAAAACCGATCCCAAGGAAACGAGGGACTATGGCGCTCTTCTTTACCACTGTGGGTTTTACAAGGAATCACTCCAGTACCTTTCGCTATATCAGGATACGAAG AATGAAGTAATCGATCCAAGTGACGAGGAGGATGAAGCGGTGCAGAAATTAATGTTTCGTGTTAACTTGATCTTGATGGAGGAAGGCTGGTCTAGGCCTGCAGATAACGGAAGTCTCCTTCGCAACAACTCTGAACCCTGGTAA
- the LOC116017223 gene encoding hydroxyproline O-arabinosyltransferase 3-like yields the protein MGRATMLFLVLLSFGFFLATYNVMMTIIHYKIYGYGEWIISGLGSQSRGDPVLQMPEKTRGPGMGKPRFHIAVTAESSLYSKWQSRIMYYWYKKQKDLPGSEMGKFTRILHTGAPDNLMDEIPTVVVDPLPNGLDMNYVVLNRPWAFVQWLEIATIEEEYILMAEPDHIFVRPLPNLVFGDYPVGFSFFYIEPSKHERIIRKFFPEENGPITKIDPIGNSPVIIKKDLLEEIAPTWLNLSVRIKYDPEADETFGWVQEMYAYAVASALHGVQHLLREDFMIQPPWDLETRKKYILHFTYDLDYNAKGEMMPYGVTGDWEFKKRSYFFAPPPRNFSLPPPGAPESVVTLIEMINEATANLPDWDSLR from the exons ATGGGGCGGGCAACAATGTTGTTTCTGGTGCTACTGTCGTTTGGATTTTTTCTAGCAACTTATAATGTGATGATGACAATCATCCACTACAAAATATATGGGTATGGGGAGTGGATCATCAGCGGTTTGGGCAGCCAATCTCGTGGTGATCCAGTTCTGCAGATGCCTGAGAAAACGAGAGGCCCGGGAATGGGGAAACCGCGATTCCACATTGCTGTCACAGCTGAGAGCTCTCTTTATAGCAAATGGCAAAGTAGGATTATGTACTACTGGTACAAGAAACAGAAGGATTTGCCCGGATCAGAGATGGGGAAGTTCACGCGAATTCTCCATACCGGAGCGCCTGACAATCTGATGGATGAAATCCCGACAGTCGTCGTTGATCCCCTCCCGAACGGCCTGGATATG AACTATGTTGTCCTAAACAGACCGTGGGCATTCGTGCAGTGGCTCGAGATAGCTACAATCGAAGAAGA ATACATTTTGATGGCAGAACCCGATCACATTTTTGTAAGGCCTTTGCCTAATTTGGTTTTCGGGGACTACCCTGTTGGCTTCTCGTTCTTCTATATCGAACCATCTAAACACGAGAGAATCATAAGGAAGTTCTTCCCCGAAGAGAATGGCCCCATAACCAAAATCGATCCAATTGGGAACTCTCCCGTTATCATCAAGAAg GATTTGCTGGAGGAAATTGCGCCAACTTGGTTGAATCTTTCTGTGAGAATCAAATATGATCCCGAGGCTGATGAAACGTTTGGCTGGGTTCAGGAAAT GTACGCTTATGCTGTAGCTTCGGCTCTGCACGGGGTGCAACATCTTCTCAGGGAAGATTTTATGATACAG CCTCCATGGGATCTGGAAACCAGAAAAAAGTACATTCTGCATTTCACTTATGATTTGGACTACAACGCGAAG GGTGAGATGATGCCTTATGGGGTTACTGGAGACTGGGAATTCAAAAAGAGAAGCTATTTCTTTGCGCCACCTCCTAGAAACTTCTCATTGCCCCCTCCGGGGGCACCAGAAAGCGTG GTGACTCTCATCGAGATGATAAATGAAGCTACTGCCAACCTTCCTGACTGGGATTCGTTGCGGTGA
- the LOC116016971 gene encoding aspartyl protease AED3-like, with translation MKKTNLFLTLFLAVFSLGVVAQGLNNPKCKAQEKGSTLQVLHVYSSCSPFRPAKSSLSWEDTVLQMQTKDEARLLYLDSLVAKKSSVPIASARQITQSPTYIVRANIGTPPQTLLLAMDTSNDAAWVPCSGCIGCPSSSALFDQSKSTTFHDVACGAPQCSQVPNPACDGNVCGFNLTYGGSTIAANLSQDTVTLAADSVAGYTFGCILRATGSSVPPQGLLGLGRGPLSLLSQTQSLYQSTFSYCLPNYKSPNFTGSLRLGPVGQPQRIKFTPLLKNPRRPSLYYVNLIGIKVGRGLVNTPPGSFTFDPATGAGTIIDSGTVFTRLVQPAYEAVRDEFRRRMGPNATVTSLGGFDTCYTVPITIPSLTFLFAGMNVTLPPENFLIHSSSGSTTCLAMAAAPGNVNSVLNVIANLQQQNHRILFDVPNSRLGVARETCS, from the exons ATGAAGAAGACTAACCTCTTCTTGACACTATTCCTTGCTGTTTTCTCTTTGGGAGTGGTAGCCCAAGGGCTCAACAACCCAAAATGCAAGGCTCAAGAAAAGGGATCCACCCTGCAAGTCCTCCATGTTTACAGCTCTTGCTCACCATTCAGGCCAGCTAAATCTTCACTCTCATGGGAGGACACTGTGCTCCAAATGCAGACCAAGGACGAGGCGAGGCTGCTGTACCTGGACAGCCTCGTCGCCAAAAAATCCAGCGTGCCGATAGCCTCCGCCCGGCAGATTACCCAGAGCCCGACGTACATTGTCAGGGCTAACATCGGAACGCCCCCGCAGACCTTGCTGTTGGCCATGGATACTAGCAATGACGCTGCCTGGGTTCCTTGCTCTGGCTGCATTGGCTGCCCCTCTTCTTCAGCGTTGTTTGATCAGTCCAAATCCACCACTTTCCATGATGTTGCCTGTGGAGCTCCTCAGTGCAGCCAG GTGCCAAACCCCGCGTGTGATGGTAACGTGTGCGGATTCAACCTCACCTACGGCGGCTCCACCATAGCGGCGAACCTCTCGCAAGACACGGTGACCCTCGCTGCCGACTCCGTTGCCGGATACACTTTCGGCTGCATTCTAAGGGCCACCGGAAGCTCAGTACCACCGCAGGGTCTGTTGGGGCTCGGCCGCGGTCCATTATCGCTACTGTCCCAAACCCAAAGCCTCTACCAGTCCACATTCTCATACTGCCTGCCGAATTACAAATCTCCCAATTTCACCGGTTCGCTGCGACTCGGCCCGGTCGGCCAGCCCCAGCGCATTAAGTTCACTCCGTTGCTCAAAAACCCTCGCCGGCCGTCGTTGTACTACGTCAACTTGATCGGAATTAAAGTCGGCCGGGGACTAGTCAACACCCCTCCGGGCTCCTTCACCTTCGATCCGGCCACCGGCGCAGGGACCATCATTGATTCCG GCACGGTGTTCACGCGGCTTGTCCAGCCGGCGTACGAAGCGGTCCGAGACGAATTCCGGCGGCGGATGGGGCCGAACGCGACGGTGACCTCGTTAGGCGGGTTCGACACGTGTTACACCGTCCCGATAACGATTCCGAGCTTAACGTTCCTGTTCGCCGGGATGAACGTGACGCTGCCGCCGGAAAACTTCCTCATCCACAGCTCCTCCGGCAGCACCACCTGCCTCGCCATGGCCGCCGCCCCCGGCAACGTCAACTCCGTCCTCAACGTCATCGCCAATCTGCAGCAGCAAAACCACCGCATTCTGTTCGACGTCCCAAACTCCAGGCTAGGCGTTGCCCGCGAAACTTGCAGCTAA
- the LOC116015119 gene encoding trihelix transcription factor ASIL2 isoform X1: MRGGMDTLQEPANNNNTSKENPSLLSNGGTNPKQESPRSLATAVVAASDRLKRDEWSEGAVSSLLEAYEAKWVLRNRAKLKGQDWEDVARHVSARGNSTKSAKTQTQCKNKIESMKKRYRSESATAADASSWPLYSRLDLLLRGNNAPSHQPPPALLPPPPPPPPPPPPQPTSRVANAQFIMAPEPPLLTPPPPPPAPPPSLVVPLGNAGHHSHGSDGYIRGAKEDVMQEKLSENMASEKNMATDTDSISTPALYRNEKEEAKEAAAAANKLRSSTERMKNKRRKRSLGGGGGGRDRNWEVAESIRLLAEVVARTEEARTEAMREVERMRAEAELKRGEMELKRTEIIANTQLEIAKLFASCLASNNNNNTNNNKGVVDPSLRIGRS, encoded by the exons ATGAGAGGGGGGATGGACACCCTGCAAGAGcctgctaataataataataccagcAAAGAAAATCCTTCTCTCCTCTCTAATGGCGGCACCAATCCTAAGCAGGAGTCGCCGAGAAGTCTGGCTACGGCGGTGGTGGCGGCGAGCGACAGGCTGAAGAGAGACGAGTGGAGCGAAGGGGCGGTGTCGAGCCTGCTGGAAGCTTACGAGGCGAAATGGGTGCTTCGGAACCGAGCCAAGCTGAAGGGGCAGGATTGGGAGGACGTGGCGCGGCACGTGTCGGCGCGTGGGAACTCGACGAAATCGGCAAAGACGCAGACGCAGTGCAAGAACAAGATCGAGTCGATGAAGAAGCGGTACCGGTCGGAATCCGCCACCGCCGCCGACGCCTCGTCGTGGCCGCTCTATTCTCGCCTCGATCTCCTCCTCCGCGGGAATAATGCTCCCTCTCATCAGCCTCCGCCGGCTCTTCTTCCCCCGCCACCGCCTCCTcctccgcctccgccgccgcAGCCGACTTCCAGAGTCGCTAACGCGCAGTTTATTATGGCGCCGGAGCCGCCGCTCCTTACACCGCCTCCTCCTCCGCCAGCTCCTCCGCCGTCCCTGGTTGTCCCTTTAGGAAATGCCGGCCATCATTCCCACGGTTCCGACGGTTATATTCGTGGAGCAAAG GAGGACGTTATGCAAGAGAAGTTATCGGAAAACATGGCGTCGGAGAAGAACATGGCGACGGACACGGACAGCATCAGCACGCCGGCGCTGTACAGGAACGAGAAGGAGGAGGCGAAagaagcggcggcggcggcgaacAAGCTGAGATCATCCACGGAGAGAATGAAGAACAAGAGGCGAAAACGGAGcctcggcggcggcggaggcgggAGGGACCGCAATTGGGAGGTGGCGGAGAGCATACGGCTGCTGGCGGAGGTGGTGGCGCGTACGGAGGAAGCGCGGACGGAGGCGATGAGAGAAGTGGAGAGAATGAGGGCTGAGGCGGAGCTGAAGAGGGGAGAAATGGAGCTGAAGAGGACGGAGATCATCGCCAACACTCAGCTGGAGATCGCAAAGCTTTTTGCCAGCTGCCTTGCcagtaacaacaacaacaacaccaataataataagggagTCGTCGATCCTTCGCTCAGAATTGGAAGAAGCTGA
- the LOC116015119 gene encoding zinc finger homeobox protein 4 isoform X2 gives MRGGMDTLQEPANNNNTSKENPSLLSNGGTNPKQESPRSLATAVVAASDRLKRDEWSEGAVSSLLEAYEAKWVLRNRAKLKGQDWEDVARHVSARGNSTKSAKTQTQCKNKIESMKKRYRSESATAADASSWPLYSRLDLLLRGNNAPSHQPPPALLPPPPPPPPPPPPQPTSRVANAQFIMAPEPPLLTPPPPPPAPPPSLVVPLGNAGHHSHGSDGYIRGAKIVNCLNFIIVMIGGRYAREVIGKHGVGEEHGDGHGQHQHAGAVQEREGGGERSGGGGEQAEIIHGENEEQEAKTEPRRRRRREGPQLGGGGEHTAAGGGGGAYGGSADGGDERSGENEG, from the exons ATGAGAGGGGGGATGGACACCCTGCAAGAGcctgctaataataataataccagcAAAGAAAATCCTTCTCTCCTCTCTAATGGCGGCACCAATCCTAAGCAGGAGTCGCCGAGAAGTCTGGCTACGGCGGTGGTGGCGGCGAGCGACAGGCTGAAGAGAGACGAGTGGAGCGAAGGGGCGGTGTCGAGCCTGCTGGAAGCTTACGAGGCGAAATGGGTGCTTCGGAACCGAGCCAAGCTGAAGGGGCAGGATTGGGAGGACGTGGCGCGGCACGTGTCGGCGCGTGGGAACTCGACGAAATCGGCAAAGACGCAGACGCAGTGCAAGAACAAGATCGAGTCGATGAAGAAGCGGTACCGGTCGGAATCCGCCACCGCCGCCGACGCCTCGTCGTGGCCGCTCTATTCTCGCCTCGATCTCCTCCTCCGCGGGAATAATGCTCCCTCTCATCAGCCTCCGCCGGCTCTTCTTCCCCCGCCACCGCCTCCTcctccgcctccgccgccgcAGCCGACTTCCAGAGTCGCTAACGCGCAGTTTATTATGGCGCCGGAGCCGCCGCTCCTTACACCGCCTCCTCCTCCGCCAGCTCCTCCGCCGTCCCTGGTTGTCCCTTTAGGAAATGCCGGCCATCATTCCCACGGTTCCGACGGTTATATTCGTGGAGCAAAG ATAGTAAATTGCTTGAATTTCATCATCGTTATGATAGGAGGACGTTATGCAAGAGAAGTTATCGGAAAACATGGCGTCGGAGAAGAACATGGCGACGGACACGGACAGCATCAGCACGCCGGCGCTGTACAGGAACGAGAAGGAGGAGGCGAAagaagcggcggcggcggcgaacAAGCTGAGATCATCCACGGAGAGAATGAAGAACAAGAGGCGAAAACGGAGcctcggcggcggcggaggcgggAGGGACCGCAATTGGGAGGTGGCGGAGAGCATACGGCTGCTGGCGGAGGTGGTGGCGCGTACGGAGGAAGCGCGGACGGAGGCGATGAGAGAAGTGGAGAGAATGAGGGCTGA
- the LOC116015228 gene encoding cilia- and flagella-associated protein 20, translating to MFKNTFQSGFLSILYSLGSKPLQIWDKEVSNGHVKRLQDDDIQSNVLEIVGSNVQSTFITCPADPNATLGIKLPFLVVIAKNVSKYFTFEIQVLDDKNVRRRFRASNFQAVTRVKPYICTMPLRLDDGWNQIQLNLTDLTRRAYGTNYVETLRVQVHANCRLRRIYFSDRLYSEEELPPEFKLYLPMQQRP from the exons ATGTTCAAGAACACTTTCCAGTCCGGTTTTCTATCCATTTTGTACAGCCTCGG GAGCAAGCCTTTGCAGATATGGGATAAAGAAG TTTCCAATGGCCATGTTAAACGCCTGCAAGATGATGACATACAATCCAATGTCCTTGAAATTGTTGGATCAAATGTCCAATCAACCTTCATTACATGCCCTGCAGATCCAAATGCAACTCTTGGTATAAAGCTGCCTTTCTTAGTTGTGATTGCGAAAAATGTGAGCAAGTACTTCACATTTGAGATTCAGGTGCTGGATGATAAAAATGTCCGGAGACGATTTCGAGCTTCTAATTTTCAA GCTGTGACCCGAGTGAAGCCATACATATGCACTATGCCCTTGAGGTTGGATGATGGATGGAATCAAATTCAACTAAACCTTACTGATTTGACTCGTCGAGCATACGGGACCAACTATGTAGAAACCTTGCGAGTTCAGGTGCACGCCAATTGCCGCCTCAGGAGGATCTACTTCTCAGATCGCCTGTATTCAGAAGAGGAGCTCCCGCCAGAATTCAAGCTTTACCTCCCAATGCAGCAG AGGCCCTGA